GCGCGCTGTGGGTGAAGTCGTAGAGCGACCAGGTCCGCCACAGCACCGGCAGGTCGGGCGTCATCGACCCGATCACCATCGCCGACAGCGGGAGGCCCAGACCGCGCAGCGGCAGTACGGCGGCGGGGTGGGCCAAGGTGACCGGCATGTCAGGCCGTCGCGCCGTCCCGCGAGGCCAGCTCGAGCTCGGCGGTCAGCTCCTGGCCGACCTCGATCGCCTCGGCCCGTCGTACGGCGACCCGCAGAGGCACCAGGTAGCGCCCGTCCTTCGGGAACAGCGCGGTGCGGAAGTCAGTGGCGCCGATCCGGACGTCGACCGCGACCTGGCCCCAGTACTCCAGGCCCCGCGCCGCCTCCTTGATGTCCTCGCTCTCCTCCTCCGGGACCGCGAGGAACACGAACGGGGCGGGGCCGCGCCACTCGATGACGGGTCCGGTGCAGGAGAAGGGCACTCAGTAACCGTAGCCGCCGAAGCCGGGGGCGCCGAAGGGGGCGACCTCCTCGTCGTCCTCCTCGTCGACGTAGCCAGGGGGACGCTCGTGCCCGATGTCGCACAGGTCCGCCGGGGAGAGCAGGCCGCCGGACCCGTCGGCCCGCTCCTCGGCGATGCAGTCGTACCAGTCGGCGTGGTCGGACTCCTGGGCGGCACCCACCGAGGAGGCGACGAGCGCGCCGATGACGACGGTCGCGACCACGGCGACGATGCCCACCACCGGGCCGGTCCCCGGATTGCTCCCGCCGGCGCGGATCGCGCGCGGCGCGGACAGGCCGGGGTCCGGGGGCGGCTCGTCGTCCGGAGCGCGGTACTGCTGCCACATGCGGAGCACCCTGCCCGCACCGGGCACCCGCCCAAACGCGATCAGCGGCGCAGCAGCGCCGCGATGGCGTCGTACCCCCGCTGCTCGGCGTGCCGCAGCGGCGTGACGCCCTCGCGGTCGGCGATGGTCGGATCGGCGCCCGCGTCGAGCAGGATCCGGACGATCTCCTGGTAGGGCTCGCTGCCGTTGCCGAGGATGATCGCCTCCAGCATCGCGGTCCAGCCGAGGTCGTTGACGTGGTCGATGTCGACGCCGGTCCGTACCACCCGGCGGATGTAGTCGACGTGGCCGCGCTCGCCCGCGGGGATGGGCGAGAGGCCGCCGTACCGGTTCTCGATGGTGAGATCGGGGTCGGCGGGGAGCAGCGCCTCCAGCATCGCGACGCTGCCGGTCACGCCGGTCACCAGCCAGGGGGTGTCGTGGCGGTCGTCGAGCGCGTTCGGATCGGCGCCCATCGCGACCAGGAGCTCGGCGACGGCGACCTGGTCGTAGGTGGCCGCGAGCAGCAGCGCGGTGCGCTCGTTGCCGTCGCGGGCCTCGAGGTCCGCACCCGCGCGCAGCGCCACGGCGACGGCGTCGGCGTCGCCGGTGCGGGCCGCGCGGAGCAGGGCGGCGTCCGCGTCGGCGGGCAGATCGGCGGTGGTCACGTTCCTCAGGATCCTCTCCAGGCCGTCGAAGCCACGTTCGCCGGCCATCTGCAGCGGGGTGAGCCCGGCCGACGGCGAGACCAGGTCGAGCTGGACGCCGCCGGCGGCGAGCGCGCGGACCGTCGTGGCATAGGTCCGGGTGTCCGCGCCGAGCCAGACGGCCTCGTGGATCGCCTGGTAGCCGATCCGGTTGACGTGGTCGCGGTCCACGCCGGCCTGCAGCAGCGCGCCGACGACCAGGCCGTGCCCGCGCTCGGCGGCGCGGATCAGGCCGGTGCCGTTCCAGCTGTCCTTGGCGTCCACCCGGGCGCCGTTGCGGAGCGTCAGGCGGAGCAGGTCGAGGTATCCCTCGCTCGTCGCGACGAGGTACGCCGACTGCTCGGTGTCGTCCTTGGCGTTCACGTCGGCGCCCTGCTTCACGAGCCGGCGAGCGGCCTTCACGTCGTTGGCCCAGGCGGCGTCCCGCAGGCGCTGGTCGAGCTCGGCCTGCGAGACGGCGGGCGTCGGCTCCGCCGCGCTCGGCGTACCGGCCGCCTCGGAGGAGCGCTCAGCCTCGGAGGAGCGCTCGGCCTCGGTGGAGCGCTCCGGCGCGCCCGCGGGGTCCGCGGGAGCGGGCCCGCCGCCCCCGCAGGCGCCCAGCACGAGCGCGAGCGGGAGGACGACGGCGCCCACACCGAGGCGGCGGCTCATCGGGTCGGGTCCGCGATGATCTCGTAGGGGCCCGCGGCGATCTGCTCGTCGAACTTGCTGTCGACGTACAGGATCTGGCCGCGGAGCTCCTTCGCGGTCGTCAGCACGCGGTCCGGCGAGGAGGCGCGCTGGCGGATCAGCTTCGCCTTGCGGCCGTCGGTGGACAGGCGCAGGGTGGCGATCTGCTTCTTGAAGTTGCGCACGACGGTGAGCCGGTTGCCCTGCAGGACGAGGCCGTCGGCGTCGGTCAGGTCGGCACCGCCCGTGCGCACCTGACGGACCTTGCCGGTCGCCAGCGCGAAGCGCCACAGCTTGCCGTTGTTGCCCTGCGCGACGACGAGTGCCTTCTGGTCCGCGGTCACGACGATGCCGCCGAGGTTGAAGCCGGGGGCGACGGCGATCGTGGCGCCGCCGTCGGCCCAGAGCGTCGCCTTCCAGCCGTCCTTGCCCCGGACGACCTTGTAGATCTCCGCGTCCTTGGAGTTGGTGAAGTACGCCGCGCCGTCGGGTCCGATCGCGACATCATTGAGGAAGACGGGCTTGCCGGGGACCTGGAGCGCGGCGAGCAGCTTTCCGGTCCTGGAGTAGACCCACAGGTCGGGGCGCGAGGTGTTGTCGGTGCCGGGGTTGCCGATGCCGTTGGCCCCGGCGTCGTCGATGCCGTTCGGGCCACCGGCGATGTAGACCCGGCCCTTGTCGTCGACCGTCACGCCGCGGGCGGTGTACCGACCGTCGGTGCCGTTGCCGGCGAGCCACTCCTGGGCCCGGGACACGCCGACCTTGCCGCGGTGGATCTCGCCGCCGGTGACCTCGCTGACGTAGAAGCGGCCGCGCTTCTCGTCGGCGCCGATGCCCTCGAACTTCGAGCCGGCCGGGTTGTTCGCGTCGACCGGGTCACCGCTGAGCAGATAGGTCGCGGCGCGGCCGTGGTCGCGGTCCGCGGCGGTGGCGGCCGGCGTACCGGCGAGGCCGGCGAGGCCGGCGAGGCTCGCGGTGGCGGTGGTCGCGACGAGCAGGGAACGGGAGATGAGGTGGTTGCGCTTCATGTCCACCACTGTGCGCCCGCGGTCGGGGTCCCCACGTCGGGCAGCCGGCTACCGCCCGATAGCCAATCGGTTGATGCCGCGGTGGGCCCCTCCTCCCTACGCTGGTCCCGCCATGTCCGTCCTCCAGCCCGCCCGCCGTCCCGGCGAGCACGGCATCCTCGCGCCCGCGAGCCGCCTCGACCGGTGGCTGCTCGTGGTCCTGGTCGTGCTGCTCGTGACCTGCGCCGCGCGGTACGTCGACCGGCACGCCCTCGACGCGGCCGGGATCGCCGTCCTGGCCGGTGCCCTCGTGCTCGGCCTCGCCTACGCGACCCGCGGCCTACTGGCCGACCGCAGCTGGTGGCCGACCGCGTGGGTGACCGGGATGGTCGTGCTGTGGGGCGCGCTGACCACGGCGGCGCCGTCGTTCGCGTGGTGCGCGGTGCCGGTCGCGTTCGCGGTGCTGCGGGTGCTGCCCTTCCCCTGGGCGGTCGGCACGGTGGTGCTGATGACGGTGCTGCTGACCGCGGCCTGGCAACGGATCACGGACGGCTTCGACCCGGTCCAGGTGGCCGGGCCGATCGGCGTCGGCCTGGTCACCGTGCTCGCCTACCGCGCGCTCGACCTGGAGTCGCGGGCCCGGCAGGACCTGCTCGACCAGCTGGTCGAGGCCCAGGCCGAGCTCGCCGAGGAGCAGCACCGCACCGGTGCCCTCGCCGAGCGGACCCGCCTCTCCCGCGAGATCCACGACTCGGTCGGGCAGGGTCTGTCCAGCATCAACCTGCTGCTCCAGGCCGCCGAGCAGGCGTGGTCCGCGCAGCCGGCCGCGGCCCGCGAGCACGTCCGAACCGCGGCAGCCACCGCCCGCGACGGGCTCGACGAGGTACGCCGCGTCGTGCGCGACCTGGCCCCCGCCGACCTCGCCGGCGACGTCACCGGCACCGCGCTGCCCGCGGCATTGCGGCGCGCGGCCGACCAGCTCGCCCAGGCATCGCCCGGCATGCGGATCGAGGTCCGCGTCGACGGCGAGCCCGTCGTCGTACCCGCCGAGGTGGGGGCGGCCCTGGTCCGCACCGCCCGCGGCGCGCTGGCCAACGTCCGCGAGCACGCCGGCGCCGGCCGGGTGGCGCTGACGCTGACCTATCACGTGGACGAGGTCGTGCTCGACGTACGCGACGACGGCCACGGCTTCGAACCCACGCAGGTGCGGGCATCCGGCACCCGTGGGCGCGGGCTCGCCGGTGTCCGCGACCGGGCGGAGGCGCTCGGCGGACGCGCCGACGTCGAGAGCGCACCCGGGGAGGGCACGACCGTGTCGGTCCGCTTCCCCGTGCGGGAGACCGCGGAACGGAAGGAGACACGATGATCCGGATCGTGCTGGTCGACGACCACCCGGTGATCCGGGCCGGACTGCGCGCCCTGGTCGAGGGGCAGGAGGACCTGTCCGTGGTCGGCGAGGCCGACGGGCTCGACCGTGCGGTCGCCGTCGTCGGCGCGGACCGGCCCGACGTCGTCCTGATGGACCTGAGCCTGGGCGACGGCGAGGCCGGCGGCGCCGAGGTGACCGCGGCGCTGCGCGCCCTGCCCGAGCCGCCCGAGGTACTCGTGCTCACGACCTACGACACCGAGTCCGACATCCTGCGGGCGCTGGAGGCCGGCGCCCGTGGCTACCTGCTCAAGGACGCGCCGCCCGACGAGCTGTTCGCCGGCATCCGCGCCACGGCCCGCGGCGAGACCGTCCTCGCCCCGTCCGTCGCAGCGACCCTGGTCCGGCGGACGACGCCCGGCGCGGTCACCATCACCGAGCGCGAGGTCGAGGTGCTCGAGCTGCTCTCCCGCGGACTCGGCAACAAGGAGATGGCGCGCGAGCTGTTCGTGTCCGAGGCGACCGTGAAGTCGCACCTCTCCCACATCTACACCAAGCTCGGGGTCGACACCCGGGCCGGCGCCGTCGCGGCCGCGATCGAGCGCCGCATCATCCGAGCCTGAGGAGGCCCCCCTCATGTCTGTCTCCGCCGAGGACCTGCGCCACCTGGAGCGCTGCGTCGAGCTGGCCGAGGCGGCCGTCGCCGTCGGCGACGAGCCGTTCGGGTCGGTGCTGGTCGCCGCCGACGGCACGGTGCTGATGGAGGACCACAACCACGTCAGCGACGGCGACGGCACCCGGCACCCCGAGCTCGCGATCGCCCTGTGGGCGGCTGCTCACGTGCCGGTCGCCGAGCGCGCGGCGCTGACCGTCTACACCTCCGGGGAGCACTGCGCGATGTGCTCGGCCGCGCACGCCTGGGCCGGGCTGGGCCGGATCGTCTTCGCGACCTCCACCCCCCAGCTCGTGCGGTGGTACGCCGAGCTCGGGCTCGCCGAGTCCCCCGTCACCCCGCTGCGGATCACCGAGGTCGCCCCCGGCGTGCCGGTCGACGGCCCGGTCGAGGAGTACGCCGAGCGGGTCCGGGCGCTGCACGTGCGGCATCACGCGGGCTGATCCCCGGGGGTCCGGGGCGCGGAACCGGCGTGAAAAGCGTTGCGGTTTGGGACCAATCCGCGCAATTTCGGGGCCGGGGCATGCGGTCTCTGCCCAAACGCGAGCTGGTCGGACCAGTCTCAGGCGAGGTCCGCGAGGGGCACCGCGGGGTCCCGGACGGCGTCGGTGACGGGGCCGCCGACGACCGCGCGCAGGGGCTCGATCGCGTCCCAGTCGTTGAGGTGCAGACCGGCCACCACCCGCTCGCCGCTCAGCCACAGCACGCTCGCCTGC
This region of Nocardioides sp. L-11A genomic DNA includes:
- a CDS encoding sensor histidine kinase; its protein translation is MSVLQPARRPGEHGILAPASRLDRWLLVVLVVLLVTCAARYVDRHALDAAGIAVLAGALVLGLAYATRGLLADRSWWPTAWVTGMVVLWGALTTAAPSFAWCAVPVAFAVLRVLPFPWAVGTVVLMTVLLTAAWQRITDGFDPVQVAGPIGVGLVTVLAYRALDLESRARQDLLDQLVEAQAELAEEQHRTGALAERTRLSREIHDSVGQGLSSINLLLQAAEQAWSAQPAAAREHVRTAAATARDGLDEVRRVVRDLAPADLAGDVTGTALPAALRRAADQLAQASPGMRIEVRVDGEPVVVPAEVGAALVRTARGALANVREHAGAGRVALTLTYHVDEVVLDVRDDGHGFEPTQVRASGTRGRGLAGVRDRAEALGGRADVESAPGEGTTVSVRFPVRETAERKETR
- a CDS encoding ankyrin repeat domain-containing protein, which codes for MSRRLGVGAVVLPLALVLGACGGGGPAPADPAGAPERSTEAERSSEAERSSEAAGTPSAAEPTPAVSQAELDQRLRDAAWANDVKAARRLVKQGADVNAKDDTEQSAYLVATSEGYLDLLRLTLRNGARVDAKDSWNGTGLIRAAERGHGLVVGALLQAGVDRDHVNRIGYQAIHEAVWLGADTRTYATTVRALAAGGVQLDLVSPSAGLTPLQMAGERGFDGLERILRNVTTADLPADADAALLRAARTGDADAVAVALRAGADLEARDGNERTALLLAATYDQVAVAELLVAMGADPNALDDRHDTPWLVTGVTGSVAMLEALLPADPDLTIENRYGGLSPIPAGERGHVDYIRRVVRTGVDIDHVNDLGWTAMLEAIILGNGSEPYQEIVRILLDAGADPTIADREGVTPLRHAEQRGYDAIAALLRR
- a CDS encoding DUF1905 domain-containing protein, with protein sequence MPFSCTGPVIEWRGPAPFVFLAVPEEESEDIKEAARGLEYWGQVAVDVRIGATDFRTALFPKDGRYLVPLRVAVRRAEAIEVGQELTAELELASRDGATA
- a CDS encoding response regulator transcription factor codes for the protein MIRIVLVDDHPVIRAGLRALVEGQEDLSVVGEADGLDRAVAVVGADRPDVVLMDLSLGDGEAGGAEVTAALRALPEPPEVLVLTTYDTESDILRALEAGARGYLLKDAPPDELFAGIRATARGETVLAPSVAATLVRRTTPGAVTITEREVEVLELLSRGLGNKEMARELFVSEATVKSHLSHIYTKLGVDTRAGAVAAAIERRIIRA
- a CDS encoding nucleoside deaminase, translated to MSVSAEDLRHLERCVELAEAAVAVGDEPFGSVLVAADGTVLMEDHNHVSDGDGTRHPELAIALWAAAHVPVAERAALTVYTSGEHCAMCSAAHAWAGLGRIVFATSTPQLVRWYAELGLAESPVTPLRITEVAPGVPVDGPVEEYAERVRALHVRHHAG
- a CDS encoding gluconolaconase codes for the protein MKRNHLISRSLLVATTATASLAGLAGLAGTPAATAADRDHGRAATYLLSGDPVDANNPAGSKFEGIGADEKRGRFYVSEVTGGEIHRGKVGVSRAQEWLAGNGTDGRYTARGVTVDDKGRVYIAGGPNGIDDAGANGIGNPGTDNTSRPDLWVYSRTGKLLAALQVPGKPVFLNDVAIGPDGAAYFTNSKDAEIYKVVRGKDGWKATLWADGGATIAVAPGFNLGGIVVTADQKALVVAQGNNGKLWRFALATGKVRQVRTGGADLTDADGLVLQGNRLTVVRNFKKQIATLRLSTDGRKAKLIRQRASSPDRVLTTAKELRGQILYVDSKFDEQIAAGPYEIIADPTR